The DNA region TCGGCATACTATGGATGCTCGCCGGCGTTTCGATCGCTATAGGATTGCTGATCTTTATATCCCGCCAGCATCGCGCCGCAGCGCCCGTCGCGGCGGCGGCTCTGGCGATCACGCTTCAAGTCGCGGGCTTCTCGACGCCCGACTTCGGCGGCCTCTACGGTAAGCCCGCCGATACGCGTGATTGGGGATGGCCATCCTATATGACCGGAACCAGCATCGCCGACATCACGAAGCGGCATTGGCGCCCCAATGAGCGCGTCCTTATTTGGAGGTCGAACAGCACCTCGGATGCTGTATGGTCCCCGACGTTCGTCGGCTTCTGGGGCCAACTTAACGACCTATGGGGGGGGAGCGGCATGCCGGAGCTCGGCACGCCGCAACTGCAAAAGCTATCCGATGCGCGCGTCACGCAAATCCTGTTGGTCAGCGGACAGCCATCGATGATTGATGGAGGAGAGGCCGCGCTGGAGCAAGCCGGGTTCAAGATCAAGGAGCGCGAGCGGGAGACGCTGGGTTACGCTCCGGCTCAATCTTATGCGAGACTCGTCGAGATCATCGAGCGGCCGACGCAATGAGATCACGCAACCTTCGCCGTGGAAGGCCGGTCCGTGCCTCCATTCATCGATACGGAATGAGCCTCGTTGCTTCGATGTCGAAGCGCCCTGCCAGAATTACGAAGCGCGAGTGCCGTTTGGATTTCCCACACGTCGGTTGTTGCCGGTCAATACACGTCCATTCCCTTCATCGACTGCGGTCCACATCCTCTCGGGGAGCTCCCGGATTGACGCTTCTTCAAAGCTGCCTTAAGCGCACGCCATATCAAACCGCTTCGGCGGTAGAACATGGCAAGAACGCAGCCATCCATCCATCGGAGCTACGTGAGCTCGGATGCGTTGTCGGGTGAACAATGAATTCCATTTCAGCGAGCAACACCACCTACGACGATAGCTTCTTCGATTATATTTCGATCGGATCGATGCGATCGGCGGCTATCGTGGCGCCACTTATCCTCGAGCATTATCCGCTTGCCTCGCTCGCCGATATCGGTTGCGGGCGCGGAGCATGGCTGACGAAGTGGCAGCAGGCCGGCATTACCGATTATCTCGGGGTCGACGGAAGCTATGTCGATCAAGACAACCTGCTCATCGCGCGCGACCGCTTCGTCGGGCAGGACCTGACGAAGGCCTTCAATCTCGGGCGGAAATTCGATCTCGTCATCTCGCTCGAAGTGGGCGAACACATTCTTCCCGACGCGACCGAGACCTTCGTCGACAATCTCTGCTCGCACGCAGACGCCATCTTATTCTCGGCGGCGGTACCGGGGCAGGGCGGGACTTTCCATGTGAACGAACAGAATTATGAATTCTGGCGTCAGCGCTTCGCCGCACGAAACTATCGCCTCTTCGATTTTCTTCGGCACAAGATCGCTGCGCGCCGTGAGGTTGAGCCCTGGTTTCGCTATAATAGCCTGT from Rhizobiales bacterium GAS188 includes:
- a CDS encoding Methyltransferase domain-containing protein, encoding MNSISASNTTYDDSFFDYISIGSMRSAAIVAPLILEHYPLASLADIGCGRGAWLTKWQQAGITDYLGVDGSYVDQDNLLIARDRFVGQDLTKAFNLGRKFDLVISLEVGEHILPDATETFVDNLCSHADAILFSAAVPGQGGTFHVNEQNYEFWRQRFAARNYRLFDFLRHKIAARREVEPWFRYNSLFFARGDAVDRLSDEARASEVKLDEPVPNVAPVSWRLRNAVIRCLPTSITDWLVEVKHQFVRLRHG